The following are encoded together in the Daucus carota subsp. sativus chromosome 5, DH1 v3.0, whole genome shotgun sequence genome:
- the LOC108221085 gene encoding uncharacterized protein LOC108221085, whose translation MCIAVFLWQSHPLYPFLLLLNRDEYHNRPTKASGWWEGGEILGGQDEVGGGTWLACSKQGRVAFLTNVLELHASPEAKTRGDLPVRFLESNKSPKAFAEELVKEAHQYNGFNLVMADLVCKSMFYISNRPKGEPVLIQEVKPGVHVLSNAKLDSPWPKAQRLELKFRKLIENAEDAISMEELAEKLMRDKEKVADRSKLPHIHSLDWEYDLSSIFVEVDTPLGCYGTRSTAGIKVRASGEVSFHEIYLENNKWKAHTVTYNIHRSNQKVEQLCI comes from the exons ATGTGCATTGCAGTGTTTTTATGGCAATCTCATCCTCTGTATCCGTTTCTGCTCCTTCTCAACAGGGATGAGTACCACAACAG GCCGACGAAAGCGAGTGGATGGTGGGAAGGAGGTGAGATACTGGGAGGGCAAGATGAGGTGGGAGGAGGGACATGGTTGGCTTGTTCTAAACAAGGGAGAGTTGCTTTTCTTACTAATGTGCTGGAGCTTCATGCTTCCCCTGAGGCCAAGACCAGAGGAGACCTGCCTGTCCGTTTCCTCGAGAGCAACAAGAGCCCCAAGGCATTTGCTGAAGAATTGGTGAAAGAGGCGCACCAGTACAACGGCTTCAATCTCGTAATGGCTGATCTTGTTTGCAAGAGCATGTTCTACATCTCCAATAGGCCTAAAGGGGAACCTGTCTTGATTCAGGAGGTGAAGCCTGGTGTTCATGTGCTCTCAAATGCAAAGTTGGACTCTCCCTGGCCTAAG GCTCAACGTTTGGAGCTCAAATTCAGGAAGCTGATTGAGAATGCAGAAGATGCTATCTCGATGGAGGAACTGGCTGAGAAACTAATGAGGGACAAGGAAAAAGTTGCTGACAGAAGCAAACTACCTCACATTCATTCACTTGATTGGGAGTACGATCTTAGCTCCATCTTCGTGGAAGTAGACACCCCATTG GGGTGCTATGGCACTAGAAGTACTGCTGGTATAAAAGTGAGAGCTAGTGGGGAAGTCAGCTTTCACGAGATCTACCTGGAAAACAACAAATGGAAAGCTCATACCGTTACTTACAACATTCATAGGAGCAATCAGAAGGTTGAGCAACTTTGCATATGA
- the LOC108220632 gene encoding HMG1/2-like protein — MKGGRSKAGSKNDGKLSVKKKEKKVKDPNKPKRPPSAFFVFMEGFRKQFKEKNPAVKGVAAMGKAGGDAWRSMSDEDKAEFVTIAEQRKKEYEKKIKAYDSKQAGGEMEEDESDKSKSEVADEDEEGSEEEEDDD, encoded by the exons ATGAAAGGAGGTAGATCTAAAGCTGGATCCAAAAACGATGGCAA GCTATCTGTGAAAAAGAAGGAGAAAAAGGTGAAGGACCCTAACAAGCCTAAGAGGCCTCCAAGTGCTTTCTTTGTCTTCAT GGAGGGTTTCAGGAAGCAGTTTAAGGAAAAGAACCCTGCTGTCAAGGGAGTTGCCGCT ATGGGGAAAGCGGGTGGAGATGCGTGGAGGTCGATGTCTGATGAG GACAAGGCTGAGTTTGTGACTATTGCTGAACAAAGGAAGAAGGAATATGAGAAGAAGATTAAAGCTTATGATAGCAAGCAG GCTGGAGGAGAAATGGAGGAGGATGAATCTGACAAGTCGAAGTCTGAGGttgctgatgaagatgaagagggtagcgaagaggaagaagatgatgattaA